From the genome of Phytohabitans rumicis, one region includes:
- a CDS encoding sensor histidine kinase, with protein MTVYSGRPGRHRLRPTLRLRLTVLNGVLLVGAGAILVVLAWLLVGDALHPADELSAGTTVTLANGQELDARDWQDQVVDAASRELLAKGLVALLAISVVGVAGAYAVAGRALRPLHQVTSTAQRLGGETLDQRIRYSGADDEVAELAGTFDAMLDRLGEAFEAQKRFVANASHELRTPLAVMRTEIDVTLADDEADVAEYRRMATVVRDASERANGLVDALLVLARSEAQSGRRLARKVPADLATAATNALSAVRGEADRLKLTVTTSLEPAPVVGDPSLLDRLAGNLIENAIRYNHLHGKVWARTGSDAAAAWLVVGNTGFEVDQVDVPGLFEPFRRGGRERTGARGSGLGLSIVRAVCDAHGGTVTAAAQEGGGLEVTVTLPAADTTPVVAAKAAVPQAS; from the coding sequence ATGACGGTGTACTCGGGCCGGCCCGGCCGGCATCGGCTGCGGCCGACGCTGCGGCTGCGGCTGACCGTGCTCAACGGCGTGCTGCTGGTCGGTGCCGGCGCGATCCTGGTGGTGCTGGCCTGGTTGCTCGTCGGCGACGCGCTGCACCCCGCCGACGAGCTCAGCGCGGGCACCACGGTGACCCTCGCGAACGGGCAGGAACTGGACGCCCGGGACTGGCAGGACCAGGTGGTCGACGCGGCCTCGCGGGAGCTGCTGGCCAAGGGCCTGGTCGCGCTGCTGGCGATCAGCGTGGTCGGGGTGGCCGGGGCGTACGCGGTGGCCGGCCGCGCGCTGCGCCCGCTGCACCAGGTGACGTCGACCGCGCAGCGGCTCGGCGGGGAGACCCTCGACCAGCGCATCCGCTACTCCGGCGCGGACGACGAGGTGGCCGAGCTGGCGGGCACGTTCGATGCGATGCTGGACCGGCTGGGCGAGGCGTTCGAGGCGCAGAAGCGGTTCGTGGCCAACGCCTCGCACGAGCTGCGTACGCCGCTGGCCGTCATGCGTACCGAGATCGACGTGACGCTGGCCGACGACGAGGCCGACGTGGCCGAGTACCGCCGGATGGCCACGGTCGTCCGGGACGCCTCGGAGCGCGCCAACGGCCTGGTCGACGCGCTGCTGGTGCTGGCGCGCAGCGAGGCCCAGTCCGGGCGGCGGCTGGCCCGCAAGGTGCCCGCCGACCTCGCCACCGCGGCCACGAACGCGCTCTCCGCGGTGCGCGGCGAGGCCGACCGGCTGAAGCTGACCGTGACCACCTCGCTGGAGCCGGCGCCCGTCGTGGGCGACCCCAGCCTGCTCGACCGGCTCGCCGGCAACCTGATCGAGAACGCGATCCGCTACAACCACCTGCACGGCAAGGTGTGGGCGCGTACCGGCTCGGACGCGGCCGCGGCGTGGCTGGTCGTGGGCAACACCGGCTTCGAGGTCGACCAGGTCGACGTGCCCGGGCTCTTCGAGCCCTTCCGGCGCGGCGGTCGCGAACGCACCGGCGCGCGGGGCTCGGGCTTGGGGCTGTCCATCGTACGGGCGGTGTGCGACGCCCACGGCGGGACGGTGACCGCCGCGGCCCAGGAGGGCGGCGGGCTGGAGGTCACGGTCACGCTCCCGGCGGCGGACACCACCCCGGTGGTCGCGGCTAAGGCGGCGGTACCACAGGCGTCGTAG
- a CDS encoding response regulator transcription factor — protein sequence MRVLVVEDERNLADAIARGLRRQGMAVDLAYDGSTGHEMAFVTRYDVVVLDRDLPGIHGDQICADLVSSGALTRVLMLTASGTVADRVEGLQLGADDYLPKPFAFDELVARVQALGRRATPAAPPVLAVADLVLDPAKRVVTRAGAAVDLTRKEFGVLEELLKARGAVVSSEELLERVWDANTDPFTTTVRVTVMTLRKKIGDPPLIETVVGAGYRVTA from the coding sequence GTGCGGGTCCTGGTGGTCGAGGACGAGCGCAATCTGGCCGACGCGATCGCGCGCGGCCTGCGCCGGCAGGGCATGGCCGTGGATCTGGCGTACGACGGGTCCACCGGCCACGAGATGGCGTTCGTGACCCGGTACGACGTTGTCGTACTCGATCGTGACCTGCCCGGGATCCACGGCGATCAGATCTGCGCGGACCTGGTGTCGTCGGGCGCCTTGACCCGGGTCTTGATGCTGACCGCGAGCGGCACCGTCGCCGACCGCGTGGAGGGGCTCCAACTGGGCGCGGACGACTACCTGCCGAAGCCGTTCGCGTTCGACGAGCTGGTGGCCCGGGTGCAGGCGCTGGGCCGGCGGGCCACGCCAGCGGCGCCGCCGGTGCTGGCGGTCGCCGACCTGGTGCTCGACCCGGCCAAGCGGGTCGTCACCCGGGCCGGCGCGGCCGTCGACCTGACCCGCAAGGAGTTCGGCGTGCTGGAGGAGCTGCTCAAGGCCCGCGGCGCTGTGGTCTCCAGCGAGGAGCTGCTGGAACGGGTCTGGGACGCGAACACGGACCCGTTCACCACGACCGTGCGGGTGACGGTCATGACGCTGCGGAAGAAGATCGGCGACCCGCCGTTGATCGAGACGGTCGTCGGCGCCGGCTACCGGGTGACGGCATGA
- a CDS encoding outer membrane protein assembly factor BamB family protein: protein MAVIGVIDLGEVGHGSPPVEPEPARPRFGWALAGLAALAVLLGPATPLPVPLTEATIPARLGDTSFAVGDRFYVVTNDRAVPADTRTISAYGLPDARLLWEAPLPLKGALRGVGLASGQMLISTQPELLEQVESVSIREDTGTVSWRRRALFEGVTPRGHVLLWTSPDGAPTAGTGTEVLEAVDPVTGVVRWSYRVPTGAWLSYRYVDDAPTHVVTLLPSGLVEVRDAEDGRVLVSADLLPARLPNEPASYVQFAGDLMLVREGGPVVSAYGLTRLELRWRSPIDLATEYISPNCGETVCVVSHIGGVRVLDPATGRILWSDPDWSFVVRAGAYLISGARGRESEVPLVVLDPATGAQVGELGIWSVIGPPDSAGQLIGMRSDLATARAWFARLDPATGAARVFGVVGDVTGDCEVWADAVLCRRLNATVGVWRPIMGA from the coding sequence GTGGCAGTGATCGGCGTCATCGATCTTGGCGAGGTGGGGCACGGTTCGCCGCCCGTCGAGCCGGAGCCGGCGCGGCCCCGGTTCGGCTGGGCGCTGGCCGGCCTGGCGGCGCTCGCCGTGCTCCTGGGGCCGGCCACCCCACTGCCGGTGCCGCTGACCGAGGCCACCATCCCGGCCCGGCTCGGCGACACCTCGTTCGCGGTGGGCGACCGGTTTTACGTCGTCACGAACGACCGCGCCGTGCCCGCCGACACGCGGACCATCTCGGCGTACGGGCTGCCGGACGCGCGCCTGCTGTGGGAGGCGCCGCTGCCGCTGAAGGGGGCGTTGCGGGGCGTCGGTTTGGCGTCCGGGCAGATGCTGATCAGCACCCAGCCGGAGCTGCTGGAGCAGGTGGAGAGCGTGTCGATCCGGGAGGACACCGGCACCGTGTCGTGGCGCCGCCGGGCGCTCTTCGAGGGCGTCACGCCGCGCGGGCACGTGCTGCTCTGGACGTCGCCGGACGGCGCCCCCACCGCCGGTACGGGCACCGAGGTGCTGGAGGCCGTCGACCCGGTGACCGGGGTGGTGCGCTGGTCGTACCGGGTGCCGACCGGGGCCTGGCTCTCCTACCGGTACGTGGACGACGCGCCCACCCACGTGGTGACGCTGCTGCCGTCCGGGCTCGTCGAGGTGCGCGACGCCGAGGACGGGCGGGTGCTGGTGAGCGCCGACCTGCTGCCCGCGCGCCTGCCGAACGAGCCGGCCAGCTACGTGCAGTTCGCCGGCGACCTGATGCTGGTGCGCGAGGGCGGGCCGGTGGTGTCGGCGTACGGGCTGACCCGGCTGGAGCTGCGCTGGAGGTCCCCGATCGACCTGGCCACCGAGTACATCTCGCCGAACTGCGGCGAAACGGTGTGCGTGGTCTCCCACATCGGCGGGGTGCGGGTGCTCGACCCGGCCACCGGCCGGATCCTGTGGTCCGACCCGGACTGGTCGTTCGTCGTGCGGGCCGGCGCTTACCTGATCTCCGGGGCGCGCGGCCGGGAGTCCGAGGTGCCGCTGGTCGTCCTCGACCCGGCCACCGGCGCCCAGGTGGGCGAGCTGGGCATCTGGAGCGTGATCGGCCCGCCGGACAGCGCCGGGCAGTTGATCGGCATGCGCTCCGATCTGGCCACGGCGCGGGCCTGGTTCGCCCGGCTCGATCCGGCCACCGGCGCGGCCCGCGTCTTCGGCGTGGTCGGCGACGTCACCGGCGACTGCGAGGTGTGGGCGGACGCCGTACTCTGCCGGCGACTCAACGCGACGGTCGGCGTGTGGCGTCCGATCATGGGGGCGTGA
- a CDS encoding PQQ-like beta-propeller repeat protein, whose amino-acid sequence MVIDLGEARDAPVVDPPRWSRRRRRTAAAVVAVIALLAAVGAASPVRGGLVDVTIPVPTGTGFTVDGDALFLTTPDAAVVDPGERTIAMYRLPEARLAWKVSLNPGGPLRWMSVVDGMLLVLMETAAIETVAIRTDTGQVLWRRPGWFEPRAAGTVLMGDYRPGERANRIESVAVRDGAPRWSLTIPADDTVTSTRGRLVRWATSGQAWVYDDNTGTELASAKLPAADPQSAVQVVGDVLLIAGWDGERPIVTAYDLDRLERRWQADVNLELEFVSGECGQGNLCVSRSPNGVRVLDAATGRTRWGVDGWGSMEPLGPYLIAYGLEDPPRVGVLDPANGHEVADFGQWQTPRLAGPRVLGVRPEPSTNRAWVGWLDADARRTVVLGVATDVFGCAVAPSAVVCRRGDGSVGVWAPRRKL is encoded by the coding sequence ATGGTGATCGACCTGGGGGAGGCGCGGGACGCGCCGGTCGTCGATCCGCCGCGCTGGTCGCGGCGGCGGCGCCGCACGGCCGCCGCCGTGGTCGCGGTGATCGCGCTCCTCGCCGCCGTGGGTGCCGCTTCGCCGGTACGCGGTGGGCTGGTCGACGTCACGATCCCGGTGCCCACCGGTACGGGCTTCACCGTGGACGGCGACGCGCTCTTCCTGACGACGCCGGACGCCGCCGTGGTGGACCCCGGCGAGCGGACGATCGCGATGTACCGGCTGCCCGAGGCCCGGCTCGCCTGGAAGGTGTCGCTGAACCCGGGCGGACCGCTGCGCTGGATGTCCGTTGTGGACGGAATGCTCCTCGTGCTGATGGAGACCGCGGCGATCGAGACCGTCGCCATCCGGACGGACACCGGCCAGGTGCTGTGGCGGCGCCCGGGGTGGTTCGAGCCGCGCGCCGCGGGGACGGTGCTGATGGGGGACTACCGCCCCGGAGAGAGGGCGAATCGGATCGAGAGCGTCGCGGTGCGGGACGGCGCGCCGCGGTGGTCGCTGACGATCCCGGCGGACGACACGGTGACGTCCACCCGTGGCCGGCTCGTGCGGTGGGCCACGTCCGGCCAGGCGTGGGTGTACGACGACAACACCGGGACCGAGCTGGCCTCGGCCAAGCTGCCGGCCGCCGATCCCCAGTCGGCCGTGCAGGTGGTCGGCGACGTGCTGCTGATCGCCGGATGGGATGGTGAGCGGCCGATCGTCACGGCGTACGACCTGGACCGGCTCGAACGCCGGTGGCAGGCGGACGTCAACCTGGAGCTGGAGTTCGTCAGCGGCGAGTGCGGCCAGGGAAACCTGTGCGTGAGCCGGTCGCCGAACGGGGTCCGGGTGCTCGACGCCGCCACCGGCCGGACCCGGTGGGGGGTGGACGGCTGGGGCTCCATGGAGCCGCTCGGGCCGTACCTGATCGCGTACGGTCTGGAGGATCCGCCGCGGGTGGGGGTGCTCGACCCGGCGAACGGTCATGAGGTGGCCGATTTCGGGCAGTGGCAGACGCCGCGGTTGGCCGGCCCGCGGGTGCTGGGCGTGCGCCCCGAGCCCAGCACCAACCGGGCCTGGGTCGGGTGGCTCGACGCGGACGCGCGCCGGACCGTGGTCCTGGGCGTGGCCACCGACGTCTTCGGCTGCGCTGTCGCGCCGAGCGCGGTGGTCTGCCGGCGCGGCGACGGATCTGTCGGAGTGTGGGCTCCGCGGCGCAAACTGTAA
- a CDS encoding outer membrane protein assembly factor BamB family protein — MVIDLGYEREAPATRLRDWWRPSRVLRPLTYAVCAGLLLAVAASAPAPGPVLVPTASYALEPRTDFVVLGDRLYVSAATTESTGQPAEHRWLLSAYELPSGRPLWTAPYESSVEQVVDLQAADGLVLITGLVAGEGISTPTTAMDAETGRVLWSLPVRVVVADGRTGLVGGWSPRLPAPAGSTVRAVDLRTGQELWEAAYPVSATIRPVGDGRAMVLTGDGRVELRDAHSGALRASRVVPPPGAGPSFAVTAGDTVVLGYQDTSGSVGIAAYDRNTLEPRWTRAVAEEEGRRISACGRWICTGTSGGIEAIDPATGALGWAVAGADAVFEAGGVLVASAPGAGLAAVEPDSGRTLFDLAGWETSVAVSEGTGLVAVARGRGEQTWLSIAAPHTEAPGCWASCRTVCGTACPARRAWCAARRQTSCASGRTTKKRNRRVERGIASVW; from the coding sequence GTGGTTATCGATCTCGGGTACGAGCGGGAGGCGCCGGCTACGCGACTGCGCGACTGGTGGCGGCCGTCCCGGGTGTTGCGCCCGTTGACGTACGCCGTCTGCGCCGGCCTGCTGCTCGCCGTTGCCGCGTCGGCGCCCGCTCCGGGACCGGTCCTCGTGCCCACGGCCAGTTACGCGCTGGAGCCGCGTACCGACTTTGTCGTGCTCGGTGACCGGCTGTACGTGTCGGCGGCCACGACGGAGAGCACCGGCCAGCCGGCGGAGCATCGGTGGTTGCTGTCGGCGTACGAGCTGCCCAGTGGGCGTCCACTGTGGACGGCGCCGTACGAGTCGAGCGTCGAGCAGGTGGTCGACCTCCAGGCGGCGGACGGTCTCGTGCTGATCACCGGGTTGGTGGCCGGCGAGGGCATCTCGACGCCCACCACCGCGATGGACGCCGAGACCGGGCGGGTGCTGTGGTCCCTGCCGGTACGGGTGGTCGTGGCGGACGGGCGTACCGGGCTGGTGGGCGGCTGGTCGCCCCGGCTGCCGGCGCCGGCCGGTTCGACGGTGCGGGCGGTCGACCTGCGTACCGGGCAGGAGCTGTGGGAAGCCGCGTACCCGGTGTCGGCGACGATCCGGCCGGTCGGCGACGGGCGGGCCATGGTGCTGACCGGCGACGGCCGGGTCGAGTTGCGCGACGCCCACAGTGGCGCGCTGCGGGCGTCCCGGGTGGTGCCGCCGCCGGGAGCCGGGCCGAGCTTCGCCGTGACGGCCGGCGACACGGTCGTGCTGGGGTACCAGGACACGTCCGGTTCGGTGGGCATCGCCGCCTATGACCGGAACACGCTCGAACCCCGCTGGACCCGGGCCGTCGCCGAGGAGGAGGGGCGCCGGATCAGCGCCTGTGGCCGGTGGATCTGTACCGGCACGTCCGGCGGCATCGAGGCCATCGACCCGGCGACCGGCGCCCTCGGCTGGGCGGTGGCGGGCGCCGACGCGGTCTTCGAAGCGGGCGGGGTGCTGGTGGCGTCGGCGCCGGGCGCCGGGTTGGCCGCCGTCGAGCCGGACAGCGGGCGCACCCTCTTCGACCTGGCCGGCTGGGAGACGTCGGTGGCGGTGAGCGAGGGCACCGGGCTGGTCGCGGTGGCCCGGGGCAGGGGCGAGCAGACCTGGCTGTCGATCGCCGCACCACACACCGAGGCCCCCGGATGCTGGGCGTCCTGCCGTACCGTGTGTGGGACTGCGTGCCCGGCACGGAGAGCGTGGTGTGCCGCGCGCCGACAGACCAGTTGCGCATCTGGACGTACCACTAAGAAGCGGAACCGGCGGGTGGAGCGGGGGATCGCATCCGTATGGTGA